The sequence below is a genomic window from Cicer arietinum cultivar CDC Frontier isolate Library 1 chromosome 6, Cicar.CDCFrontier_v2.0, whole genome shotgun sequence.
NNNNNNNNNNNNNNNNNNNNNNNNNNNNNNNNNNNNNNNNNNNNNNNNNNNNNNNNNNNNNNNNNNNNNNNNNNNNNNNNNNNNNNNNNNNNNNNNNNNNNNNNNNNNNNNNNNNNNNNNNNNNNNNNNNNNNNNNNNNNNNNNNNNNNNNNNNNNNNNNNNNNNNNNNNNNNNNNNNNNNNNAACCTGTTTCtggcactttgtggctgcaaaagccctcacaaaattttgtgaccagcttttttgtggctgccaaaagccctcacaaaagccacctttgtggctgattatacccatttgtgagggcaaaagccctcacaaaatgcttgttttcttgttgtgcaAGGAGTTATTTTGTAAGGGCATCCTTCCGTATTTGTTTATGTGTAATTTTCTTGTTTTATGATATTTGATGTGATGCTTGTAATTTTCATGAAACTCATCAAGTGTGATGTTGTGATATGTTATGTATGTTAAATCTTTGTGATTCAAGATATTTGATGCTTCTTGATTAGTATGTTTATTTTGAGTTATGATGTGAGAACTTGGTGAatattaatgtgcaaatataattgaatgataagAGGTGAGCTGGTTACAAAAGGTGAGACTTGTATCTAACTAGGTGGGTCTAGTAACAAGGTCAAATAAAAATTGGTGATTCGGGTGAGTGGTTCTAAATTGGTGATTAGCAAAGGTGTTTCATTTTTATGCATACGTGAGTGCATTTTGAGAATTAGGGTATCACAAAGCTCGCAATGCAAAGATAAGCATCATAAATAGCTTCCATTAAAATGAACAAGTTACTAGAGACAAAGAAATGTAGTACAAAGTCTGAGCCGAAAAATCGAGAAGTATTTTTGAAGTCTCAACTCTTCGTATCCAATAACTTGGAAAGCAgccataaattttttgttaaatttcaaCAACTCTTTCGCAAGTATCAAGAGCTATTAATAGATTTCTTCAATGACTATCTTCAATCCTTATTGAACTCGCTTCATCCAATCCTTCTAGTTGAAGTTGACAAAAATAGAGGTAATTCATCCTAGTAATATCAATCGAAAGAAAAAGCCACAacacaagaaaaaaatgtatatcCTCATAATGAGAGTAATTATCTTGTAAATCATCCAAGAAAAAAATGGTATATCTTATCTAAGTGAGGTTTTTggattgaaaaattgaaaatgtacTTGTATATCCTCTCTTTGGAGAGTTATCAACTATATGTGTTGTAGTCAACAACCCCTATTGTAGAACTTTGAGTAGTGGCAAGTGAGTTTTCTCAAAAGGCTTGTGTTTGATTAAGTCATTTTTTGAATGAAAGAACATAGCCTAAAGACACTTAAAGAATACGCAACCTAGAGAGACATGGTAAAGAACAATCAGAGTTTGGAAATATAGAATAAAGAATACTAAGAGCCTAAAATGACATGAAAAAGAGTAAAGAATACTTAGATCCTATAGAGGCAAAGTAAAGTATACACAAAGTCTGAAGAAGCTGAATAAAGAATACTCAAATTTTGAAAAGGTGGAGTGAAAAATACTCAAATTTTAGaaagtcaaaataaattatctttagaGCTTGGACAGCTAGAGTAAAGAATACTCAGAGCCTCGAGAGGCAGGATAAAGAATACTCATAGTCTAAAGAGTCATAGAAATTCTTGTATTATAAAGATGTAGAGTGAAAAATAATTGtacaatttgaaaataataaaaatatcgcTCTAGGATGAAAAGTATATCTCtcgataaaaaatataataataataataataataataataataataggatctaagtattattattattattattattattattattattattattattattattattattatatgggTTTCTTTTTGTGTGGGTCAGACCTGTGGGGCAATGTGTACCTATATACGGGCCTAGTGGGCTACCAGCAACTTACTCGAGCTACTTCGGTTAGATTTTGGGTCGACAGAGCAAGGCTAAAAAATTAAGAttgattttacttttttataaacaataaaaaaaagtattaaatactccaatccttacatcaaaacaaaaattcgGATTCAGACTTAAATTCTGTGTAAACCTAATTTTGTTACGAATTTTTGCATACCCACCCAGTAAAATTGATCTATTTTGCCAgctaaatgataaaaataataagacaAAGGCTTGAGGAAATGATGGGATGGAAGGACAATGATAAGTACGTAGTTTGTGAGTTTGATTAATCTTGATAGTCAACACGCTATGAACATATGTAATCATTGACCGCCTACCTTCGCTGTAATGCATCGATCTATTAATACTAATAGTATATTCTTAGTAATTCGTATTCTTTTTAACTCATTTTGCTATAATACCAGCTGGCTTAACGCGTCTATGACGACTATTAATTCCGACATTATTCACTCACCTGTCTTTTATTACCCATCATATCTATCAATATATCCTTTCTATTTTCAATTACTATCTTCCTTTTATTCTTATCATATGCTCCCTCCCTACCTTGTTATATaaattatgatataaattattatgggtattaagaaaaatggttagagttataaagttatgaaaaatattatttttatgtatttatttctACAATTATAGTTATCATATGAGAGAGAAAGATTATTTATGTTATGTAATGATCAATTTAATAGGAatatttcaacaacaaaaaaacattaattatgtTGAATTTTGCAAATGGTCCTTATAATAAAGGGTgaagaacaaaaatgaaaagATGTCTTATAATTAGGGAATTATAAGGATGCGCGCGTGGAGTATTACCATTttcgttatttttttatttttttttaaatttttttatacatttaaaaCATCAATAAATTTTGTAACTTCTCTTAAtgagattatttattttttattttactttcaaatatttattatctcattCTTATCGACGGACCCAAAATTTTAAGGTTTTGTTTAGTTAAATTAGGTGATAGTTGATAACTAACTGATAACTGATAGTTGTTAAGTTAATTgaagtgtttgataaaattagcAAATCAATTagtataaaaaagtaaaatgatataaaaggaaaattttaattaagaattaattttatcaagtactaatttaaaatttattttattttaaatttatcatatgATACAACTTTTCTTgatatatctattttatttattttaaattaaaataaatttttaaattaattactttaaagtactaattattttaaaatttaaataatttaaaataaaaataaattatttaatatatttttttatttagctagtttatttattttaaattacttacttcagaatattatttattaaatttattttagattttaaattatttataaataaattatttattttaaattataaagagTAAAACGGGATTTTAGTTACAACAATAAGACTaaaattgaaaggaaaaaatatAAACTCGAAATCATTAActactttaattaatttatcgaAAAACACTATAAACTCATAAATTTTGTTATCaaatatgttttataatttataattaagctATTAAACTATAATCTTATTTTGTACTTTGCAAAACAGACCTTACTCCGCATAGACCAAACATTAAGTGTAACTTTATATAGCTAAACTAATTTGATAactatttagaaaatgaaaaagataaataaaaagtatataatgATTTAAAATTACAGAGTCTAAATACTCCAAAATTAGAGATATCTTTGTATTAAATACGTATCTAATACTAATATTTCATCAATACTCATGGATACAAATTCTAAAGATATGAAAGCaacaaatagaaagaaaaaaaaaactaagaaaaaaaatgaaatttagtaATATTGTGTTGCTCATAATTCCAAGAAAAAGAGTAATCGCATACTTTggtatttgaaatttataaaaatttaaaattaaaattacaaaatggtAGTATGATTTTCCCTTCTATTAAGACTTTAAAggattattataataataataattatgttcGTATTCTGAGGCAAGCGAACATATTGTCacaattactaaaattaaaaatgatgaatttaggcacaaattaataacataaaatagaaaatgtctACAATATCACATATCTATATTCTTAGATCTATAACattaatgatattaaaattattgattaaatttataattaattgaatttaatatgttaatataaacaaaatgaaTACCGTAACAGATGGGAAACAAACAACACTGCACAAGGCCAAATCGACAAACAAAACAAAGTTGCACACAAATAACAAAATcagatacaaaaaaaaaagttaaatcaaTGCGGAAATCATTCATTGACAAATTAGTTTCATCAAGTATATactcaattaataattttgacgTCTTCAACCGTTATAACTTCAAAGACATGAGTATTTCAAACACTccaattttgtcatatttatagattttatcacatttgtatatatttttccattttatgttattaacaaTGTTGTGAGTTTATTCGCATATTAATCATTTTTCAGTTTTAactactttaaattattatactGTTCTCGATCGATgtaattttcatcaatttaaataaatgaatagaatatttaataaaagaaaatcttAAATAATCTCGTTCCAATCTCTTTCCAATTGATGCAGAAGAAGAGATCGAAGTGCTAAGGAATGAGAAAAGTGTTAGATACCCTCCCAAGAGTTATTTAGAATATTAATAAtgtgaaatattaaaatgatatatGATTTTACAATTACATGATCaagttatgtatttattttttttaaatacacaaacagctgtattttactttttattggATTGAAATTAAGCCATTTGGAAATGTAAATATTAGTAAGAGAAACTAATTTTTGAATGGTGGTGACCTTGTAATGCTCAGGATCAGGTGACTGTAACTCATGTGGTAAGAAAGGTTGGCTAGTTTCcttgattttggaaaaaatatatttttttattttgttcttattttGGAAAGCTTTTTCCTTTTCACTAATTATAAacttattttgtaattatttgatAGTTTTGTTAAAAAGGTTAATTAAATTCATGACCTATTTATTACTCAAACTCCCTCAAaccatcaaattattttatgactCCCAATCTTCCATGTGAAATGTGGagttaattgtttgtttttctttaattatttgatttttattgatattaaattttgacatattttggGTTCATTTGCTATTATTGtggaatataaatataaatttatttgtaaatgtTTAATGAACAGTAAGTATTTATCTTAGATTGAGACATCATCTTCTCCTaccttaatttttttcaacaaaaaaatattatttaattttcaaagaaaatgaactctgataatttaaaatataatgtcattttaattgattatcaatgatatataaaaatgtcacattaaattgaaataaataaataaatagtaaaaccCTCAACATAAAAAGTGTGTTtgatttacaataaaaataatatatatatatatatataataatcattaaaaacaaattgagaataaataatattttattaaaaatatcaaagttTAACTTTGAACTAGGATCACCTTAAAACccttataatttattattgttaaaaatttaaaaggtgGGAATCCATTGACTCTATAAGTagttttatgataaattattttacttaataattcaatataaacaaagaattttattaattcaactgtcaaatcaaaaaaattattgagtAGATCAACTctacatatttttataaaattttaaaattatttaatgttttactaaataatttcaaatgaacgtatgataaactttaaaaaaaatagaattaaatatCGATGACTATATTATATAGCTACgaattttagatttatataaaactttttatattaatcaaatattgGATTAGTGAAATTATCATTTgtatttagttattataaacAGTACAAACTTATGAAAGAGTTACTCATAAATTAAACGGACACtcacctaaatttaaaatttattatatatatatatttagcaGTGAGTGGATAATTTGCTAGCTATTGTATATATTGTACATATTAAATAATCTATAAATTGATAACTGTAAAATTAACTTTggatattaaataatatttatcaaaatttatccAAAACCTaaccaatttaaaattatgttggTGTGAAAGGTACAAATATGTTGTTAAAAGTTATTTGTTAAGAAGTTGCTAAGAACGAACGGGAAAGTTACTTGACAAAATTAACACTAATTGCATTGTGTCAGCTAGTGTAATCTAACCAACTTAACATGATAAACTTCCAACTAATTGACAAAATGGAGGATGGTATGTAGCATCTTTTGATGTTAATTACAATTAATGGACGAGTAAGTGAAGGTCTTGAGGAGACAAATCCTATTAAGCCTAGCTAATAAGCACATTACTATTTAAAGTTTGCAAAACTAGGATCTACCTAAGTTAAGTGATCAATTAGAACACTAAttcttttgattttatatacTGTGGTGCATATATGACAAATTTGGATCGTTAATCGTTATTATTGAAACAGATCtttgattaatatattaaaatcatcataatcTAAAGTTGTCTTATCATTCctgcatatattttttttccatttttttttccattttttttagtgGTTACAAAagctttttttatttgattacaGTTTAAAAGCGAACATATAGTCACCATCACCACAAATCCTAAATGATTTCGTTAATCTTCAATAAATTAgatgacttttttattttttttgttagactGTAACTCATGTAAtctaaattttttcttataaacaaATATTGCCACCATTCAATTGTCTTCCAAAAAATTTCCATATTCCaagtaaattattaataaaatcaattactaaaaatttaaaaaaaaataatgggacaaaatattttttctttgaaaatttgttataaaaatatatatattacatttatCTTTAGATATAGATGTCGTTACTAATATGAGAATTCGACACAGCTATTGGTATAATTATAtctgttaataattaatattatttattaaaatttacactttaaaaagaaaaaattaatctgtcttttaatcataatatttattgCTTGTAAGATAATTATGAACATTTtggtataaattaattaatgtaggtAAAAGTTTGAAAGAGATCATATAAAAATAGATCAAATATCTCAAAAAGGTCATATGTATAGCAGTAAGTTATGACCACAAAAAAAGGAATATAGGAAGTACAACCTAAATCTCAAATATATGAAGGAACTTAATTCCAAAATATCATCAAGACCAAATAGccataaaaaatgttataaaattgaaatataatctTGATATACCCTTACCATAAAACTTTTATATCAGCTATGTGAGTTTTTGTAATTATAAATCCCTCCATctcatataatataaattattttaaaaaaatgataaacgaactaaaaatatagtttatttattgatttattttccaaAACTACTATTTATTAGCTTcatttatgaatattatatacGTAGAAGAAAGATTCCATGAATTAAAAAAGTGAGAGTAACAAATAGTAAGTGTATGATaggaaaaacaaaattaataattttttgaaatattgtaaaataaaatatacttttttatatcACGTATAAAAAGacttctaaaaattaaaaaaattaatttacaaaaatgtgtttattttttaggacaaaaaatacatcaaatattaTATACCCATGTATGGATCCGGATAATATATGCTTATTAAACGTCGCTCTCAAAGTAGAATCCAGTGGGAACCACAATAATCGCCAGCTAGATCCAGTTTTACACACACTTTCACAAACACATACACACTCAATCTCTAGTGTCTACATAAACCCTTCTACACAACAACCTCAATTTCATTCATTAAACCGAAACACACAAACATCACTCAAATATAGTTCTTCctaatcaaaaaatatatatatagtattgtTCTTCTCCTCTCATGTCCATCACAAAGGAATCTCAAGCTCAAGCTCCACCCAGCTTAAAAAAAAAGCGCGGCTCCAAAAATCGTGATTCGGCATTNNNNNNNNNNNNNNNNNNNNNNNNNNNNNNNNNNNNNNNNNNNNNNNNNNNNNNNNNNNNNNNNNNNNNNNNNNNNNNNNNNNNNNNNNNNNNNNNNNNNNNNNNNNNNNNNNNNNNNNNNNNNNNNNNNNNNNNNNNNNNNNNNNNNNNNNNNNNNNNNNNNNNNNNNNNNNNNNNNNNNNNNNNNNNNNNNNNNNNNGGGGACGCTACGTTTCGGAAATAAGGTTACCGGGTCAGAAAACTCGGATATGGCTTGGCTCATTCGAGTCGGCTGAAATGGCGGCGCGTGCTTATGACTCAGCGGCTTACTTCTTGAAAGGAAGCTCCGCTATCCTTAATTTTCCCGAAGAGATTGAGTTGCTTCCACGTCCTCTTTCCTCGTCCAGGAGAGACATTCAATCGGCGGCTGCTAAAGCGGCTCTTCAACGAagccaacaacaacaacaactaccctctccttcaatagaaactagtaataataataataatagtaataataacaacgataataataataatatattttccgTCGACATGATGGAGTGGTGGAAACAAGAAGAGTGCGTGTCGACGATGTCGTTTTGGGATGTCAAGGATGATCCTCTAATGAGCCCACCAAGGATGGGGTCCACTTTTGGAGATTTGACATGGAACGAAGTCTTCAATTTTAATGACGACATTCTCACTAAGGCACAACCGTAACAACTCTTTAGTATTTGTAggttctttctttctttttcttttttattttttttaatctaatgcTACTTTTGCAATTAGTTGCGAAAAAATGTGtatatataagtaaatattagaAAGAGAAAATTATATTCCTAGTATTTTACTCTTTTATCTGATTCAATTGtaacttctttattttattcttcCATATACATCATCTATCTTTTAAAcatgcataaatattttaaaaaaatattaaagtggcAAGTCAGTTAATAgttaactaaattttttatgatttttttttttaaaaagaatatagaATTCCTAAACAATTTCATTACCTTCATCACCGTCATTATCATTAAATccgaaaaaaaaagttaaaaactcaaatttaaaaaataaaccttaaattgacaacaacaaaaaaatcaaaatcaagagAAAAGTCTAGGaaacttaaaaatgaaagcTTAAGTTTAGAAAACCCAATGAAGATGGGTGTCGCGTGAAATTCAATCGTAGTTAAGAAGAATAAAGTTTTCTTCAGTGGAGTTGGAATCTACGAGAAATAATTGGAGTGTCAACGATGAAGCCGGGAATGTTGAATTGCTTAgcaatttttacatttttatatacTAGTACTAgcactacaaaaaaaataatctacTCTGACACTCAATATTTAGtgacatatatttatttgtcattATAGTTacttttaactataaataaagTGTCATATATAtgctaatttaatatcaatttataataatttaaaatagaatgaAATATTCACATAAAAAATCAACTCACCCTCACCAAAAAAGAAAATCGTTTCACACAACAAGAATGAACTTCCTCCATAGCAACTCTCCTTTGAAAATTTTCTTCACCAAAAATCAATTCATGCAATTTTCATCTCAAAAATGTCAAAGTGATTTTCGTTCGTCAATGCAATGCCTTCATTCCCATTTCTCTGAAATTCTTTTTCCCTATTTCTTCTCTTCTCAATTTGTATCCTTATTTCATTTCAGAAATTATCAAAGTTGAAATTGTTATTCAAACTCATCGATTCAGATTCAAACTCATGAAATACCAGTAGTAACGGTTCAACGATTTACGATTTTGTTATTCAAACTCATCGATTTAGATTTAGATTCAAATTCAGCGATTTTACGATTTTAGAGTTTCTCATCTTCAAGCTCGGGTACAATTATATCATATATTGCAGCTTCCTAATATATTTgatagttttaatatatttgacatAGTTCACATTGATATTTGGGGAGCTATTAATGTTTCATCTTTACATGGtcatgattattttttaagatcGGTGGATAATTACTCTAGATATACTTGGATATTcgttttaaaaatcaaatataaaactaGAGCATGTATTCATAATTTTGTTCAATATATTTCTACACAATTTTGttgtaaaattaaaacattaaaaatgatAACGGTCCTGATTTTATGATGTCAACATCTTATTCTTCATCAAATATTTTGTGTAGAaacatcaaaacaaaattttattgttgAGCGAATATatagacatattttaaatatcttCAAATAACTATGTTTTTTATTCTAAACTTTTTAAATGTTTGTGGTCTTATGATGTGAATTATGATGTACATCTTATAAATAAGAAACCTACCCTTGTTTTGAAACACATGACACAATATAAAGTTTTACACAATAAATCATCTActcttcttaatttaaaagtttttggTTGTTTATATATGATAATACTTTTGGTTTAAAATAGACCCAAATTAGATCCATAAGGTAGAAGATGAATTTTTCTTAGATATGAACATGTCACTAAAGGATATACTTTTCTTTATTTACAAACCCATGTCATCTTTATTTCAAGGAATACAATATTCCATGAGTCAGTCTTTCTTTATTCTACAATATTGCAAACATGTCttaaaattagtgtttttcCGTTTCTAGTTAGAGTAATACGAAGTAGGGTCAAAGTAATTCAAATCAAGCTAAAAATCAGTTTTCTAGTTGCAAAAGGAGATAATATGAGTTGCTTGCAAAGTAATTCAAgctaaaaatcaattttctttattCTTTGTTGTTGTATAGTCATGATTCGAATTACTTTAAACCCTAATGATAGTAATTCGAATTACACGGGTAAATTGCCAATAAAGACAACTCTATACCTCATTCTTTGACATCACTAAAAGAAGGAAATTTTAGGGAACACAAGGGCTAAGGGCTGAGTGTTTTTGGGTGAGTGATTAGGATTATGAAACACGTTTTAAACACCTTAGGTGAGTGAAAGTCATTGATTGTTGAGAGAAAGGGAAAAGGTAGAAATTAAGGTTTGTTTTGTTGATCATTGAGAGCTAATTTCTTGTAACTCTTTTGTATTGCTTGTGAAGACTCATTGATAGTGGATTAGAGGGTTGTTCTCTCCCCCAAACATAGACAAACTTATAACGATCTGGCTAAACCATTTTGGTGTGTTTATTTTCCTATTCTCCTTATCTTGTTcttggttattattattattgttgctTGGACTGTTTAGTTTTGTTGTCATTGTTATTTGGTACACTTTCTTGTTGAATGCTAAACAAGTGGTGTCGTCTGTGGGAATGGAAAATTCTTTAAGTAAGCACCATGGGTACTAAATAGGATGTcgataaatttttcataaacaaaaacTTCAGAGTTAGTGGAAAGTGAAATAGAAGTAATATTAATTCAGCAAAAGTGTGTACATGCTTTGTAGGATGAGACTACAACACCAATGAATCTAACACAATTAGAGAAGATTGAGAAGATAGATAAGACAAGGAGTGTCAATATCTTGTGCCTCGAAGATAAAGTGTTGAGGGAAGTCACAACGACTATGTGGACCAAGTAACAATCATTGTATATGACCAACTCATTGGCTCATAGGTTATTTCTGAAACAACAACTCCATTCATTTAAGATGGTAGAATCAAAACCTATTGTAGAGCAACTGGTGGAATTTAACCAAATCATTGATGATTTGCATAACACTGAAGTGAGCCTTGATGATGAGGATAAGGCCTTACTCTTACTAAGTTCATTACCTAGATCTTTTGAGCATTTCAAGGATGTTCTCCTTTATGGAAAGGAAGGCACTATCATCTTGGGAGAGGTCCAATAAGTGATTAGAACCAAGTAGCTAACCAAGTTAAAGGATTGAAGGTAGATCATAATGGTGAAGGCTTGAATGTCTCAAGAGGAATAAGATGTATAgagaaaaatacaagaaaaatgGGGTTCGAATAatgttttgttttcaaaaaacttaattaaaaataaattataaactagCAATG
It includes:
- the LOC101489451 gene encoding uncharacterized protein — translated: MAARAYDSAAYFLKGSSAILNFPEEIELLPRPLSSSRRDIQSAAAKAALQRSQQQQQLPSPSIETSNNNNNSNNNNDNNNNIFSVDMMEWWKQEECVSTMSFWDVKDDPLMSPPRMGSTFGDLTWNEVFNFNDDILTKAQP